One part of the Ochrobactrum quorumnocens genome encodes these proteins:
- the znuB gene encoding zinc ABC transporter permease subunit ZnuB, which translates to MTVNIITIMRKANPMFDDFFTRALIAGVGLALTTGPLGCFIVWRRMAYFGDTMAHSALLGVALALILDINLMIGVFAVSVAISAILLLLQKRHSLSADSLLGILSHATLSLGLVIVAFMTWVRVDLLSFLFGDLLAVSRLDIAFIYGGGILVLAVLAWLWRPLLAATVSEDIARAEGLNPALSRIIFMLLLAIVIAISMKIVGILLITSLLIIPAATARRFASTPEQMAVMASAIGAIGVIGGLYGSVEFDTPSGPSIVVAALAIFILSLLPLNRREASPKRTAGQ; encoded by the coding sequence ATGACGGTGAACATCATCACCATCATGAGGAAGGCAAACCCCATGTTTGACGATTTTTTCACCCGCGCGTTGATTGCCGGGGTAGGTCTGGCACTGACCACGGGCCCGCTTGGTTGCTTCATCGTGTGGAGGCGGATGGCCTATTTCGGTGACACTATGGCCCATTCGGCATTGCTGGGTGTAGCCTTAGCGCTGATACTCGATATCAATCTGATGATCGGTGTTTTTGCCGTATCCGTCGCTATTTCAGCCATCCTTTTGCTGCTGCAAAAAAGGCATTCGCTTTCGGCCGATTCGCTGTTGGGTATCCTTTCGCACGCAACATTGTCACTCGGACTGGTCATCGTCGCGTTTATGACATGGGTGCGTGTCGACCTACTGTCATTCCTGTTTGGCGATCTGCTCGCAGTTTCGCGTCTCGACATCGCTTTTATCTATGGCGGCGGAATTCTGGTGCTCGCCGTGCTTGCATGGTTGTGGCGTCCACTGCTTGCAGCTACCGTCAGCGAAGATATCGCTCGTGCTGAAGGCTTGAATCCTGCCTTGTCGCGCATCATCTTCATGTTGTTGCTGGCAATTGTTATTGCCATTTCGATGAAAATCGTCGGTATTCTGCTGATAACGTCGCTTCTCATTATTCCTGCCGCGACAGCCCGCCGGTTTGCTTCAACGCCTGAGCAAATGGCTGTCATGGCATCTGCCATCGGCGCAATTGGCGTTATTGGCGGACTATATGGTTCCGTTGAATTCGACACGCCATCGGGCCCATCAATCGTCGTTGCCGCACTGGCTATTTTCATTTTAAGCCTCCTGCCATTAAATAGGAGAGAGGCTTCACCGAAACGGACCGCTGGACAATGA